In the genome of Thermococcus sp. Bubb.Bath, the window GCTCCTCGGTAATTCCCCCGGCGGCGTCGACGGAGTACAGGCCTGGCTTCAAGTCGTAGCCCCCTATTATGAACCATGCGAAGTACGGTGCGTATCTGCTCCCGTGGAGGATGTTCGAGACGAGGTTGGCCAGTGCCCTTACTGACATCACCTTGCCCACTTCCGCCCGGTAGAGCTTTGCTTCGGCCTTCAGAAGCCTCGCAAAGCTGAGTATGTCCCCGACGAGCCCCGCTCCGGCCATGGCTAAGTGATCGTCTATCTGGAATATCTTGGTGACTTCCTTTGATGTGATCATGTTGCCTAGGGTCGCCCTTCTGTCTGCCGCCAGTACAACGCCTTCTCTACAAACTACACCAACGGTTGTGGTGCCTTTTGCGCCGTTTGCGTTTCCGCTCAACTGTAACACCCCTTGTAGTCTGTATAGAACAGAGAAAACCTGACAATGCCCCGTTGTTCAAAGGGT includes:
- the psmB gene encoding archaeal proteasome endopeptidase complex subunit beta; this encodes MSGNANGAKGTTTVGVVCREGVVLAADRRATLGNMITSKEVTKIFQIDDHLAMAGAGLVGDILSFARLLKAEAKLYRAEVGKVMSVRALANLVSNILHGSRYAPYFAWFIIGGYDLKPGLYSVDAAGGITEELFVAAGSGMEFALAILENGFSKGMNLEEGMKLAARAVNAAIKRDVYTGEGITVVTITEEGYKELDREKVKALLE